The following proteins come from a genomic window of Nicotiana tomentosiformis chromosome 12, ASM39032v3, whole genome shotgun sequence:
- the LOC104088697 gene encoding gibberellin 2-beta-dioxygenase 1-like — MVVSSKPILENSSHIKTCKPHVSDDHFSIDIPVIDMLDPQAKFHITKACQEFGFFKVVNHDVPKETITKLEGEAVKFFNLPQCEKDKAGPANPFGYGNKRIGTNGDVGWIEYLLFSTNSELISEKSVNIPGNSHLFWCAVNEYVSGVRNIACLVLEMIAEGLKIEPKNVLSKLLRDQKSDSCFRLNHYRPCTQLEALSGGRNLIGFGEHTDPQVISVLRSNNTTGLQICLKDGTWVSVPPDHYSFFIIVGDSLQVMTNGRFWSVRHRVLANSLKSRLSMIYFGGPPLSAKIAPLSSLMEAGEESLYEEFTWGEYKKSAYLTRLGDNRLGLFEKKIKIRQYGHNLLI, encoded by the exons ATGGTGGTTTCATCTAAACCAATTCTTGAAAATTCTTCTCACATTAAAACATGCAAACCTCATGTCTCTGATGATCATTTCAGTATTGATATTCCAGTGATAGACATGTTAGACCCTCAAGCTAAATTCCATATTACAAAAGCATGTCAAGAATTTGGATTTTTTAAGGTTGTCAATCATGATGTTCCTAAGGAAACAATTACCAAATTAGAAGGTGAAGCTGTTAAGTTCTTTAATTTGCCGCAGTGTGAGAAGGACAAAGCTGGTCCTGCTAATCCTTTTGGTTATGGTAACAAAAGAATTGGCACAAATGGTGATGTTGGTTGGATTGAATATCTTCTCTTTTCTACAAATTCTGAACTCATTTCAGAGAAATCCGTTAATATTCCTGGAAATTCTCACCTTTTCTG GTGTGCAGTCAATGAATATGTGTCAGGAGTTAGAAATATAGCATGTCTTGTGCTGGAAATGATAGCAGAAGGATTAAAAATTGAGCCAAAAAATGTGCTAAGTAAGCTGCTAAGGGATCAAAAGAGTGACTCTTGTTTTAGGCTAAATCACTATCGACCATGCACACAACTTGAAGCATTGAGTGGAGGTAGAAATTTGATTGGTTTTGGGGAGCATACAGACCCACAAGTAATATCAGTACTAAGGTCTAATAACACAACTGGTTTGCAAATCTGTCTAAAAGATGGGACATGGGTCTCAGTCCCACCTGATCACTACTCCTTTTTCATCATTGTTGGTGATTCCTTGCAG GTAATGACTAATGGGAGATTTTGGAGTGTAAGGCACAGAGTTTTGGCGAACAGTTTGAAATCAAGGTTGTCAATGATCTATTTTGGTGGACCACCTTTGAGTGCAAAAATAGCACCTTTATCTTCTTTAATGGAGGCAGGAGAAGAAAGTTTGTACGAGGAATTTACATGGGGTGAATACAAGAAATCAGCATACTTGACAAGGTTGGGTGATAATAGGCTAGGACTGTTTGAGAAGAAAATTAAAATACGTCAATATGGTCATAATTTGCTAATTTAG